Proteins from a single region of Dictyostelium discoideum AX4 chromosome 5 chromosome, whole genome shotgun sequence:
- a CDS encoding PAP/25A-associated domain-containing protein: MFKRKKPRQNSASTSPSSSPPNQGLSGILPSELNQKILQQQQQQQQSSDKEQHKDNKDHQQQQQQQKDSKEPLKDNKENNNISDNNNNNNNSNNSSTGSNNNNNNNSSTINNNNNSSTSNNNNNNNNNNNNNSNNNNNRREKDRDSNRESNKDKDHGRKKKNKSKRSSPTNSSPENSPSPKSSPPSPSIAITQNNNNNNNNNSNSNNNNNSSPSSFSKSPSYPKKYQKPNIIPTDKIKEKINQTDDHHSNKEFSMIHDSEDDKKESSMTQPPSPKKTSSSSSSSSSSSSSSASQTQTQSPSLPSTQLPTTTQQPQSIQTSQPSTTTQPQPQPQPIYNISQENFLPLFDNSKSSVEKQTLSNNNNNTNNHNNNNNNNNNNNNNNNNNNNNNQYNSQPFSYNNSTFNFSKNKYHGNHGNHHKRNEKPIHIPLWLEGHYTSKDLSSLSFNREIELFSQWLEPSELESRIRQKIIRDLDAIVKSNWPKANVVVFGSFSSNLFIPSSDIDIQISGINNAESVNKYNQNPIRDLFDIIIRNHQDSFINVRNIFGAKVPIIKMTSSHSHYNIDICFDTPNGIENTAVVKGLLKQYKSMRTLLLIIKFFLHQNNLNETYTGGIGSYALALMVVSFIQLRYVPHQYRCQSPTSKIRREYRHAGDATDYGSMLIEFLELYGRSFNYSLYGISLENGGYYYKKEEQWGTSLTLIDPHDRDNDVGKSSFNIPFIRGVLCNSFLKLVSNDMIKDQYSRFSFPTQLSKFIEERLVDQIARERKNIVKYAKQLEDEKLLPQLVSMDDLLVKTPPLVINLLDEDEDEEDEEDPRQIHSDEDSQDEGNNNKKSKDKNNQDSNKKNGSSSSSSSSSGEEFSESSQSQNECSDIHSSGYSEYSSSDSDDSNSSHTNSDDSEGEFSSKTKNDKKNNNDNHPNGKDIPQKLKESIGFPW, from the exons ATGTTCAAAAGAAAGAAACCTCGTCAGAATAGTGCTTCTACTTCACCATCttcatcaccaccaaatCAAGGTCTATCTGGTATTCTCCCAAGTGAACTAAATCAAAAGATtctccaacaacaacaacaacaacaacaatcttcTGATAAAGAACAACACAAAGATAATAAAgatcaccaacaacaacagcaacaacaaaaagataGTAAAGAACCATTAAAAGACaacaaagaaaataataatatcagtgataacaataataataataataatagtaataatagtagcactggtagtaataataataataataataatagtagtactattaataataataataatagtagcactagtaataataataataataataataataataataataataatagtaataataataataatagacgTGAAAAAGATCGTGATAGTAATCGTGAATCAAATAAGGATAAAGATCATggaagaaagaaaaagaataaatctAAAAGATCTTCACCAACCAATTCATCTCCAGAGAATTCCCCATCACCAAAATCATctccaccatcaccatccaTAGCAATAacacaaaataataacaataacaacaataacaatagtaatagtaataataataataatagttcaccatcttctttttcaaaatcaccATCTTATCCAAAGAAATATCAAAAGCCAAATATAATACCAACTGACAAgataaaagaaaagattaACCAAACTGATGACCACCACTCTAACAAAGAATTTTCAATGATTCACGATAGtgaagatgataaaaaaGAGTCTTCAATGACACAACCTCCATCACCAAAGaaaacatcatcatcttcatcatcatcttcatcatcttcttcatcatctgcATCACAAACACAAACACAATCACCATCTCTACCATCAACCCAATTGCCAACTACCACACAACAACCTCAATCAATTCAAACATCACAACCATCAACTACTACACAACCACagccacaaccacaaccaatttataatatttcacAAGAAAACTTTTTACCActttttgataattcaaaatcatcagTAGAAAAACAAACgctttcaaataataacaataacaccaataaccataataataataataacaataataataataataataacaataataataacaataataacaataaccaGTACAATAGTCAACCATTTTcatataataattcaacatttaatttttcaaagaaTAAATATCATGGTAATCATGGTAATCACCATAAGAGAAATGAAAAACCAATTCATATTCCATTATGGTTAGAAGGACATTATACCAGTAAGGATTTATCaagtttatcatttaatagaGAGATTGAATTGTTTTCACAATGGTTGGAACCAAGTGAGTTGGAGTCAAGAATACGACAAAAGATAATAAGAGATTTGGATGCTATAGTTAAATCAAATTGGCCAAAAGCAAATGTAGTGGTATTTGGTTCCTTTTCTTCAAATCTATTCATTCCTTCCAGTGATATTGATATTCAAATCTCTGGCATTAACAATGCTGAAAGtgtaaataaatacaatCAAAATCCAATTAGAGACCTCTTTGATATAATAATTAGAAATCATCAAGACTCTTTCATAAATGTACGGAATATTTTCGGTGCTAAAGTTCCAATCATTAAAATGACAAGTTCTCATTCCCACTACAATATTGATATTTGTTTTGATACTCCAAATGGTATTGAAAATACTGCTGTTGTTAAAGGTTTATTAAAA cAATATAAATCAATGAGAACattacttttaataataaaattctttttacatcaaaataatttaaatgaaacatATACTGGTGGAATTGGATCATATGCCTTGGCATTGATGGTAGTTAGTTTTATACAACTTCGATATGTACCACATCAATATCGTTGTCAATCACCAACTAGTAAGATTAGAAGAGAATATAGACATGCAGGTGATGCAACTGATTATGGCTCAATGTTAATTGAGTTTTTAGAACTCTATGGAAGATCATTCAATTACTCACTCTATGGAATCAGTTTAGAGAATGGTGGATACTATTATAAAAAGGAAGAACAATGGGGTACAAGTTTAACATTAATCGATCCACATGATAGAGATAATGATGTCGGTAAGAGTAGTTTCAACATTCCATTCATTAGAGGTGTACTTTGTAATAGTTTCTTAAAGTTGGTCTCAAACGATATGATAAAGGATCAATATTCCCGTTTCTCTTTCCCAACTCAACTCTCTAAATTCATCGAGGAGCGTTTGGTTGATCAAATCGCTAGAGAGAGAAAAAATATTGTGAAATATGCAAAACAATTAGAAGATGAAAAATTGTTACCACAATTAGTTTCAATGGATGACCTTTTGGTTAAAACTCCACCATTAGTAATCAACCTATTGGATGAGGATGAGGATGAGGAGGACGAAGAAGATCCAAGACAAATTCATAGCGATGAAGATAGTCAAGATgaaggaaataataataaaaaatcaaaagataaaaataatcaagataGTAACAAAAAGAATGGTAGTAGCAGCAGCAGTAGTAGCAGTAGTGGTGAAGAGTTTTCAGAATCATCTCAATCACAAAACGAATGTTCAGATATACATAGTTCAGGATATTCAGAATATTCATCTTCTGATTCTGATGATAGTAATTCTTCCCACACAAACTCTGATGACTCTGAAGGAGAATTTTCATCAAAAACAaagaatgataaaaaaaataataatgataaccACCCAAATGGAAAAGATATTccacaaaaattaaaagagtcAATAGGTTTCCCttggtaa